Within Malus domestica chromosome 04, GDT2T_hap1, the genomic segment taccgcataagaaaattcataagttccgAGGGGAACCATCCGTTAGACCTAAGTCCCAAGATGGGGTCCTTAAGGGGCCTGCCTTTAGGAAGACTGGAGTCGAGGCCGTTGAAAATGCTGCTGCCGTAGTTGTAGGAGAAGGGAGCCGACTGTTGCCTCATCCTCTTACTATGGAGCACACTGTCCAGGAAAATGATCCCGGTTCCCGCCATGaggggaaaggcaaggaaagagctggcagtgtcccgtggaaggacttgagggttgccacgcggccaaaggattttggggatatcaacaattgcttggcagggcgtcgattcgcctttgatgagctcggagagcccttagctaaggatgaatcggattgcgaccggatgttgaagctgtcttcatatgtgagtgttactttgtcatttccttactttttcctctttattatcattatttaggtagtgatgatcgtcttgccatgcaggtcatggccgagtatcacgacagactgcaagaggttgagcggtacaaggcaaaacggaaggagaataagcagcttgtggacgaggcccgaaggaataagggacttttgactcaggctctccaactgaaggacgaaaccatggagagcttgaaaaggcgaaatggtgagaacctaaggcttaagaaattgtttgaggcaactaaaaaacagttggaggtggctaccttggaggtatccaaggttaggggagaattggatggtgccttagttgagatttctgaactggagaagagcattccaactgaaagggaggctgctgtgcaagaatacttaagttcttcgacctttcatcttgctattaaaccccactgtgctcaagaagctcgctttgaaaaaaggaaatggatggccgtccttgatcgttatgatgatgggagcattcttcgaaaataccacgaagatatagatgagcatcatcgaaagggcgagacatttgtccttgctgttgatcctagcagcgaagatgagtctgataatgaaggtagtgctgatgcacagactcagcatggtgaagagggtcttggggatgcagaggatgatggtaggacgcggagtgatactgccaggggttcggcttcagatgagaatgaatagcagtgtctttactatctgcatgtattctggatgtagtagtctgatgtgtgtataacatgtgcccatgttataagcttgagagttttggattttaggtgtttatgagtgtttgcactattattaatgcatgtttggctatgtatgaatagatctattgtttggatataagcccttgtttggttgttcctttctttgtatagtcttgtcgacacatacttagattttgtttcgtgttggatatatctgctttgaggtttcaacacttgagtgttccattgctaggaatgtaaaagagtgagggctgagttggctaaattacctctttattgaattcattgccaaatggccttcattacataggatgccgaacggctatagctcaacacttgtacatcgtgagtctatttgtagtagtacttcaagtgatcagcgttccatggatggccaagggtcttgccatcggagcttctaagtgtgtaagagccagggcgactgatgccaatgacttcatacggtccatcccagtttggactaagtgtgccttcactcgggactctgtcgcagagtaatcttttctttaagacccagtctcctattttgaaagaacgaggcttgaccctagagtcataatagttggagatgcgctgcttgtaggcgacattcctcaagtgagcttggtttctgtgttcctcgactaaatccaagttgagggtgagttgcttgtcattttcactttgaatgtagttctggactcggaatgttgcttgctcgagctcaacagggacaaccgcctctgtgccaaaggcaagtgagaatggagtttctcctgttgaagtccgatatgaagtgcgatatgaccaaataacttggggtacaaattctggccaacaacctttagctttgtccaagctggttttcaaagtgcgcttgattattttgttgatggcctcaacttgtctattagactagggatgagctggagaggcaaagcataagttgatgttgaacttagagcagaacaacctgaacttcttgttgtcaaactgtcgcccattgtcagtgactatcgcattgggaatgccgaatctacaaaggatgttcttccacacgaagtcgtctatctttgcctcagtaatggttgccaagggttctacttcggcccactttgtgaagtagtccactgcaacgactgcgtaacagactttgcccttccctgccggcattgggccgatcaaatcaagtccccactgggcgaagggccaagggctgatcataggagtaagaggctctggaggggaatgaggaatagttgcatatcgttgacatttgtcacatgagcgggatactttgatggcatcctggtggagtgttggccagtaatatccttggcgaaaagtcttgtgtgctagggaccgagatccagcatgatctccacagactccctcatgtatttcccgaaggacgatttccgcctcggcaggcgtaagacaccttaagtatggcaggctaaaacctcgcttatagagttgatcattgatgatcaggtagcgggtagacttgtatcgaatttgcttagcctggactttatcatttgggagggtgccatgagcaaggaaattatagatcggggtgatccaactatccccctgttgtaagttgcatacttctgcggccatggtgcttggtgttgtcaacagttcgacatgaatttttcttccaatcttgtcttccacagctgaggcgaggcgagccagggcgtctgcatgactgtttgccgctcgaggaacttgggtgatctggtagtggaagtgcttgagcaaaagttgtgtttgcgcaagatatgctgccatagagctgtccttagcatcaaagttgttggtaacctggttgaccactaattgggagtcactgaaaatatcaatttgtttaaccccgaggtgtttggccaaacgtaatcctgctagaagggcttcatactcggcctcattgtttgatgccttgaatttgaaacgaagagcatactccattgctactttgtcgggcgtagtcaagactagtcccgctccacagccctgttggttggatgagccatcaacatacagactccatgctgaggtcgttgattctactttctgagcttccgatggtaatgaagctactgcttcaggtgtagaagcaatgtcaacaagatatgtgaagtcggcgatgaaatctgctactgcttggcctttttcggctggttttggttggtaggagatgtcaaactcgcccaatgctatcgcccatttgatcattcgtccagacgtgtcaggactctggagtatctgtcgaagagggtgattggtaagcacgatgatggcgtgtgcttggaaataagggcgaagtttccgagcagacatgaccaatgctagagctaatttctcaatgttggagtatcgtgtctccgcatcttgtagggccttgctagcgtagtagacgggccgttcgacaccactgtccattcgaataagaacagaactgactgctgaagccgaaaccgatagatagatgatgagagtgtcaccaacttctggtttggagagcagaggggctttactcatgtactctttgaggttcctgaatgccttggcacattcctccgtccatgtaatgtacttcttatttcccttgagtgctttgaagaaaggagcacatctgtccgtggccttagagatgaatctggttaaggctgccaccttgccagtaaggctttggatgtcttttgaagttattggctctttcatgtcgaggattgctttgatcttttcagggttagcttcaatgcctcgttggctaatcatgaagcctaagaatttgccagagcccacgccgaaggcacatttgttggggttcaacctcattcgatacctctttagaatggtgaaagtttcagataggtcggtgatgtgttggtcagcatgtttgcttttgactagcatatcatcaacgtaaacttccatgttcttcccaatttgttcggcgaacattgaattgaccagtctctgataagttgctcctgcattctttaggccgaaaggcatgactttatagcaatatagtcccctgtctgtagtgaaggccgtgtgttcttggtctgaggggttcatgaggatttggttgtatcctgaataagcgtccataaagctcaagagctcacaccctgctgtagagtctataagcctgtcaataagaggaagagggaaactatctttcgg encodes:
- the LOC139195318 gene encoding uncharacterized protein, with protein sequence MSESSGSLLESCTRETLDDLPNRRTLAIASSSSMALGEGVVFDAIPIVRSEFTADHLKNNLLNNEKQVEALRQSCNIPRSVGIRLVHDEEWPSEPPQGHVMFYTQILLTLGVRLPLHPWLQKMLSLIGYAPGQLNPGFWDTLIGFYIIWMECGLCEPSFHQWRYCYKMRPAKSCTGYAECACRSERERIVYGKKKAYYTWKNRWCFLYNDWEYDKGVTPERRVLTHFQTVGCNVSTVRTICYLLWSFLASNTLFHVVTRGTIQLFGQELSDIEKVLRVPKEDRHLSKLRPLFRRYGFQPLVSESQGRSMEKVSKKTGTSTHKRRAPVLVPSEDILPHKKIHKFRGEPSVRPKSQDGVLKGPAFRKTGVEAVENAAAVVVGEGSRLLPHPLTMEHTVQENDPGSRHEGKGKERAGSVPWKDLRVATRPKDFGDINNCLAGRRFAFDELGEPLAKDESDCDRMLKLSSYVMAEYHDRLQEVERYKAKRKENKQLVDEARRNKGLLTQALQLKDETMESLKRRNGENLRLKKLFEATKKQLEVATLEVSKVRGELDGALVEISELEKSIPTEREAAVQEYLSSSTFHLAIKPHCAQEARFEKRKWMAVLDRYDDGSILRKYHEDIDEHHRKGETFVLAVDPSSEDESDNEGSADAQTQHGEEGLGDAEDDGRTRSDTARGSASDENE